Genomic window (Pieris rapae chromosome 12, ilPieRapa1.1, whole genome shotgun sequence):
caattactgattttattgaagaaatacatttgcaCCCCGAGTTGTGGGATATAAAAACCGGCTCATACAAAGAtagaaattctaaaaaagaTGCATGGAATGAAATCGCTGAAAAGTTTGGCATAACAAGTAACGAGGCTTACAAAAATTCAGAAGCCTAAGAACTTACGCCAATAATGaggagaaaaagaagaaaagtgGTAGTGCTGGCGGTAAAACAGTAAAGTGGTTTGCTTAAGATGCGATATCGTTTCTCTTTACTCAAAATACCACGAATATAGGATTACATagtgaaaatgaaaacttctaacgtaagtatctttaataaaatattttagtcattataaatgtacatatctcTGTATTACGTATGTATCatatcgattgataaattgAACTTCTTCCCTCGAAATCTTTTGCAACTTGTTTCTATTCTGTTACTCCTGATGGCATCTGAAAGGCTTAAAGatatactaaaattttatgcATTCACAGGCGACTGAAACTACATACTGACATCAGTGCTGACCCACGTGAAGTCGTAGAATCAGAAACAACCGACACTTTGGAAGCCGTCGATACTACTCCAAAACCACGTACTAAAAggctcaaaatattatacgcgATGCTggcgaaaataaaaacgaatatgcTGCTACTagatacctattattattaaatttaaaaagtacataatagttactacctatgcgtaacatatttaataaacctatgTTAACTTACcttgatgtattattttaatccttcTATAATAGCTGTACACACCTCTTGTATAAAAGTTGAAATCTAACACTCTACTTGAAATCTAACATCTAACACGGAACAggtacataaaacttttaaatgaatctcCTGTTGCCAAAAACCGTAGAGTTATCGCAAATCTCGTGATGGCGATGAAACAGGTATTGCTGTTCTAATGTTtgtatcatttctttttatttttggtccaattttgtttaagagaAAGTCAAAGTCGCCTTTTGAAATTCTAGCCAAgttcttgaataatttattatcaaggcTTATTACTGCTAGACTCAAATTGTCTACAGTTTCACGCCTATTTAAATAAGGTCGAATCCTCAATCTCTTCTTTttctgttcttttaaaattaatataagctgCTGCGACAAGTGTGATTTCATCAGCCATTGTTGCCGGTATGTGTGGCCCGTTTAGGAGTCTGCATCATGGGCCATACTATTGCTGACATATTGCAACACATGGCCCGGCCATACATTGCTCGGCCATCATctgcattaaaacatttttgtgatgGCCGGACAATTAATTGCCAATAGtgcagccatcaattgcagaaaaacatggcccgtttagaagcCCCATAAGATTATGACTGGGAATTTCGTGCAGGAAATAGGAGCTGATAAGGTGGTGATAAGTTAATGAGCTACGGTTTTGCGAAAGCTAACTTTGAAACGGTTAGAGATATCAGTTCGGCTGTGAGTGATTTCGGCTCCGCACGCCCTGTTTAGTGGGAATAGagtacaaacttttttttttttttagttttggtCAGCCATGATTTTTAGGTTTGTCCCTTGAGCGGGACAAAATATATTCGGGTTCTGCCTTGAGGCAGTACCCGGATATACCAACTTCTAACTGTGGATGCTCCACACAGGCGAATCGCGAATGTTTAGGTGTAGTGATCATTGTTGTGAGCATGCTCACAACGAACAAATATTCATGCGAAAAGGGTTTATTCGCACGAATATTTgttcgttatttttttagttttggtCAGCCATGATTTTTAGGTTTGTCCCTCGAGTGGGACAATATATATCTGGGTCTGCCTTGAGGCAGTTTTCTGATATAAGCTTTCTAAGCATTATTAACTTTGGTTCATTTCACAGGTTAATTTGATTCATGGGCTTGTAGtctattaaaacattactttCTATTTCACAAACCTCACAGAAGACagtcaatacaataataaaatctctATTCAAAGCAAACAAAAGCACAAATAATGTCCatcatttttaatgtttttttataaatagttttaaaaatatttataatacaatacttaACCTATGAGTATTTTAAAGTACCTACTACTACTATCGTATGCCTAAATTTCgggttttaacaataaataaatcctaacatgttaaatacaaaacatcGAGAAACTCTTGCGGTCACCGGTCGGAGGCGTTAGGGTTGGTATAGGAGAAGCCCCGGAAAGGCCCTTGGTCCATGGAGCGCAGCACGTGGGGCTCGACGGCCGTCAGGCGAGGCCGTTCGCACGTGAAGGCACGATCGAAGTACTGCGTGTCTAGCGGGTGACGCtgcaaaagaaaataacaGGGCTTTTAGTTCAGGGATTCCCAATCAGAGCGGTAAGAGGGCAGTCGGTGTACTGACCACGCGAGGCTTGAACGGGGCGGGAAGATCGCGGCGCTCGAGGCGGTCCCAGGGCACTTCGCGGAAGAAGGGATGATCGCGGACGTCTCCGTGCTCGCACTCCGGTCCTCCCAGGCGAGTGCGGGCATCCTTGTCCAGCAGCTGAAACGAAAATGGATCGCACGTGAGACATTTCGATCGAACCGAATCGCATCGACGCATACGAGCCGAGCGGGACGAGGCCTCACCCGGGTGAGTATATCGAGGCCGTCGGCCGAGAGGAAACGCGGGAAAGAAGGCAGTTCGTTGCAGATGGACCAGAATAACTCATCCTCGTCGCAGCCGCTGAAGGGGCTCTGCCCGATCAGCATCTCGTACAGCAGCACGCCGAAAGACCACCAGTCCACCGTCTGGTTGTACTTCAAGCCCTTGATTATCTGCAAGGGAATATACGTTCTCAGAGTGTGAAACGTTCACGCACCGTTATGCGTCATCGTTGGCAGAAAGCGAGACCAACCTCAGGCGCCATGTAATCGGGAGTGCCACAGAAGGTGTCCGCCGTTTTGTCCAGATATATCTGTAGTTTGCACATGCCGAAATCCGCTATTCGCACGTGGCCCTCGAAGTCGAGAAGGATGTTATCTAATTTTAGATCCCTGAAACACGACAGATCATCATTGGAGTTAgcaaaagaataaattatagcCTGTTTATCGAGCGATTCAAGTTTGGCAAGATTGCGATATGAGACTACTCTCTGCTATTCCTCTTTCGTAATATACCTGTATACTATTCCTCTCTTGTGCAAAAATTTCAGTCCCGAAATAATTTCGGCGGCATAGAATCGAGCCCTGGGTTCAGGAAAGCGGCCGCTCTGCTGAATGTGGAACATCAGATCACCACCATTCAGGTACTCCATCACAAAGAACAGATGAGACTGAAACAATCGCCCACTTATTGAATACGTCTCTCATAGAATGTAGATGTTGTAATGAATGGTGTCAAATCTGTAGCCATAACTGGGCATAACGGTGTTTGAAATGAAAATCTTTTGCCGTTTCTATTGTATGTATTCTGTGAGAACTCACGTCCGTCTGGAAAGTGGCGAAGAGATGGCAAAGATAAGGGTGGTTGGTGCCGAGCGCCAGCACCTTCCGCTCGATAAGAGTGCACTCCACGTCGTCATCCTCCAGCACCACGTCTTTTTTCAAGCACTTCACCGCATAGTAGTACTCCGTATCTCGCAGCTCCGCCAACATCACCTTCCGGCCGAATACAAACAAAgaatgcaattattatttatacatgcaaatgtatttttaatacagctaGTTCTATAAAAGTACCCGAAAACTAATTGTAATTAGTTCATCGTTGGCTATTATCGAAGCGATAATACAcgattaattcttaaaaaaagcaCGTGGTGTGTGACGTCATAGGGTGATGTCAAACCTGAGAATAGTCCCGACTAACGAATGGTCGTGACAGGTGAACCGCAGCATCAGGGCCACTCGATGGCAACGTGCCACACCACCAATaaggataatattatatttgctaAACATACTGCAACATTACTGTGCAATTTTTATGCTTGACTTCAAGAGAAATCTTATCTTCTCCACCCGATctgataaaacatttaaagagCGTTCTAACGGATTCACAcgacattttgatattgacaTACTCGACCATTCTTAAACGAACAAcgaacttatataaatattgtatttccatctgttaaaaatattatgctgaaatatatggtatattatgttatgtacCTACTGAGCATTAATTAACTATGATATTGCCTACCACtgtcataaatttataaatacacacTATTAAGTTCATTAACCTCAAGCGAGggaactataaaaataattctacattTGACGAGGAAAAGGCCGAACGACGAATTGCGGTATTTTATCAACTAGCTGAATTTGACAGTGAATTTCTATTTCCCTTGAAGTTTAGCCGAAcgaactaaatataaaaatacggcTGGGcccttaaaacaaatattgccaCTGCATATTTCTCTGCAGAAGAGCAAGAGCCGCAATAATCGACCCATGTTCTACCAGCCTATTCTCGGTTTGTCGGCAGAGCGCAATCCAGTGTCAACTCAGacacaatattatgttattcaaTACGAAAAGCATTTCAAGTTAATATTCCTATATGTATTATAGTGTTCCAAAAAGTTGCAGGAATTTTCAAGGAACGTCGGTATGTGTACCTCTAAAACAAGCATAGGCAAGCActaggtaataaatatatattgtatgtttcAGACGCGATGACACCTTCTTGGAACACGAGCAATCAGGTCATCGCTAAATCAATATATCCTATCAATCGACACTCGGCTCATTGTCACTTTGCGTCTCACATTTTTGTAACAACATTAATGGTCATTGACTGACCTTTCCAAAGCTACCCTTTCCTAAGACCTTGATGAAGTGGAAGTCGTCTATGGTGTACTTCCTAAAGCGGGGGATGCTTTTCGCCGGCGGAGTGAACTTTCCTGTCTTTTTGAATAGGTCATACGCCGTCGATTGTTCTGAAACGAAAGAGTTTTATCACAGACAGTGGATCACCTTAATATAGGCTTTAGCATAAGTGTAATAACCGACGCTCATTCATAAAATTGATAGGCCGCTCATAGTGTTGTAATATTCACGAAacgtttaatttttcttacggCCCCAGATAATCACGCGCTtcgctaaaaataaaattgaccgTCCGCATCTTCAAGCGTAGACTGGAACATTAACTACTCATTTCTCTTTAAGAAGATTAGGGGCATCGGTGAATTATTGttgtgaatttattaaaaatttgttttttgaattagaaagttattttaaaatgagttaattcaataaaaggCCACTGAAAAGAAAGccgaataatattttacatagattatttgcataattcgCGGTAGCATGGGACCTAGGATACTAAACTTTAACAATGACGAGGTGAGCAGTTGAACACGGAAAATAATCCAGGCCGCCGTGCAAATTAGCTTCTTCAGACAAAGTCCTGAAGCAGTAGGCATCGCTAAAATTAGCCAGTTTCAAAATACGACTCGCTTTTTGCCAATTGTGTCAGGAAATACGAATTTATCTCGAAGTAAGAGTTCATCTtgaaatagaatttaattaaattgctagtttgtatagttatataataaaacataaaagaaaGGACATACCTTGTAATCGGCTGAATTTTggcctttttttaatgttccaTGACTGAGAGTTAGTAGCGCCACaaagccattaaaaataacacaacaaCACAGTCTCCTACCAGGCTCATGATGCTGCAGGTCGTGGGTGTGGCTGAGAGGGACGGAGGCCGAAGATGACGAACCGGGTTCGGCACCTGCACATGACATCCATCGAGAACATTGACAATCATGTATTCAtcacaaacaaagtattttgcTCAATGATTTATAAACTAACATTAATcgcatatataaaacaaaacattacatatatactacACAGTATGGACAGACtatgataaaaatacattacgtTTGAAGTGTAGCCAAAATATTTCGGCAGAAACAAATCGCTCGGATTTGTTTTGTTCGAAAGTATCAATAGTTTTCTCGTTTGACCGATATTAACTGTGACTCGAGTGGTTTAATCGACCGAGAGTCTTTACACTTCATCCTATTTTGATCGACGTTTTTCCTTCCTTCTAAAGATATATACCTACCGTTCCTCGACTACGAAAATTCAAGCAGAATTTCTAAGTATAGGTATATCAATAGAAAACACGTGTATCGAgatgattattataatcaaaaaataaataaatattaataatttagcagTAATTACTTCCACAACAATCTGTGGTTATCATCTCGTACAGGTGAGCGAATGATTGGCAAATAGCCAAACACGACTTTGGTGTGCGCCCACGCTGCCTAATAATCAACAACAAAAACACATGAAAAGATAAATgtggaaaataatataagtagtcACTTATAGTTAATAAACAAAGATTGGTTACCTTTCTTAGACGCAGTGCGGAGAGCTAAAGCCTCGACCAAAAGCCTCTGGTTAACTCCACATAGATTAGCTGTCAGTTTTTCACATTTCCGATGGCAGTTTACATCACaatctaaaacaaatatagataatatttgcTACTAGGAGGACTCACACCCCCACTGACTACTTAGAGTGCGTTACAGGCCATGCAAAAGCGTGCTGTCGTTGAAAAGTTATTTACAACGCTAacttatttctaattttatatactgatCTTTACCTTTTCGAACAAAGCTGAATCCCGAAGGAGACCCTGGAGCCGAAGAATCAAATCCAGAATCATTGGAACCAGTTGAAGTTCTGCCGTCAGCGTTATTTACACACGCACTAGAGTCTGTTGAGCTGTCACTCGTCTCATTGTCTTCTTCTTCTGACGACTCAGTCGATGAAGAAGTTTCCGAAGAAGTAGAGGAATAGAGGACTTGCGGGGCTTTCTTTTGAAGTGGCCGGGGTGTTGCTATTAGTGGTTTTGGGGCAGGAACGTTTTTAACAGGCTTTTTATTAGCAAACAATTGATGGGCGTTGACGTCTGAAATAGGTTTCTTGACGCTAGGCAGCTTTTCAACGTCAACCTTAACAGTATCGCATTTTGCCGATTCTCTTTTCAAAGGACTACTGTCTTCTTTAACGAATTGCAAATCTTTTTTGGTACCACCCTCTAAGACCTCATGCCTATCTAAAATTATCTGACTATTATCACTATTACCAT
Coding sequences:
- the LOC110995864 gene encoding putative protein kinase C delta type homolog isoform X7, whose amino-acid sequence is MIFTGGGARRRPPPAPARPRPPAYRRLQDNWVGAGRSVGGYDETRQSRGKRITQRRGAIKHHKIHEAHGHRFVAKFFRQPTFCSFCKEFLWGFGKQGYRCVVCQTAVHKRCHDKLLGKCPGSSAHSDATVFLRERFKVDVPHRFRPHQFMSPTFCDHCGALLAPFFTHQLKCQEQSTAYDLFKKTGKFTPPAKSIPRFRKYTIDDFHFIKVLGKGSFGKVMLAELRDTEYYYAVKCLKKDVVLEDDDVECTLIERKVLALGTNHPYLCHLFATFQTDSHLFFVMEYLNGGDLMFHIQQSGRFPEPRARFYAAEIISGLKFLHKRGIVYRDLKLDNILLDFEGHVRIADFGMCKLQIYLDKTADTFCGTPDYMAPEIIKGLKYNQTVDWWSFGVLLYEMLIGQSPFSGCDEDELFWSICNELPSFPRFLSADGLDILTRLLDKDARTRLGGPECEHGDVRDHPFFREVPWDRLERRDLPAPFKPRVRHPLDTQYFDRAFTCERPRLTAVEPHVLRSMDQGPFRGFSYTNPNASDR
- the LOC110995864 gene encoding putative protein kinase C delta type homolog isoform X5; the protein is MIFTGGGARRRPPPAPARPRPPAYRRLQDNWVGAGRSVGGYDETRQSRGKRITQRRGAIKHHKIHEAHGHRFVAKFFRQPTFCSFCKEFLWGFGKQGYRCVVCQTAVHKRCHDKLLGKCPGSSAHSDATVFLRERFKVDVPHRFRPHQFMSPTFCDHCGALLAPFFTHQLKCQDCDVNCHRKCEKLTANLCGVNQRLLVEALALRTASKKGAEPGSSSSASVPLSHTHDLQHHEPEQSTAYDLFKKTGKFTPPAKSIPRFRKYTIDDFHFIKVLGKGSFGKVMLAELRDTEYYYAVKCLKKDVVLEDDDVECTLIERKVLALGTNHPYLCHLFATFQTDSHLFFVMEYLNGGDLMFHIQQSGRFPEPRARFYAAEIISGLKFLHKRGIVYRDLKLDNILLDFEGHVRIADFGMCKLQIYLDKTADTFCGTPDYMAPEIIKGLKYNQTVDWWSFGVLLYEMLIGQSPFSGCDEDELFWSICNELPSFPRFLSADGLDILTRLLDKDARTRLGGPECEHGDVRDHPFFREVPWDRLERRDLPAPFKPRVRHPLDTQYFDRAFTCERPRLTAVEPHVLRSMDQGPFRGFSYTNPNASDR
- the LOC110995864 gene encoding putative protein kinase C delta type homolog isoform X6, which codes for MSSFFRWVGAGRSVGGYDETRQSRGKRITQRRGAIKHHKIHEAHGHRFVAKFFRQPTFCSFCKEFLWGFGKQGYRCVVCQTAVHKRCHDKLLGKCPGSSAHSDATVFLRERFKVDVPHRFRPHQFMSPTFCDHCGALLAPFFTHQLKCQDCDVNCHRKCEKLTANLCGVNQRLLVEALALRTASKKGAEPGSSSSASVPLSHTHDLQHHEPEQSTAYDLFKKTGKFTPPAKSIPRFRKYTIDDFHFIKVLGKGSFGKVMLAELRDTEYYYAVKCLKKDVVLEDDDVECTLIERKVLALGTNHPYLCHLFATFQTDSHLFFVMEYLNGGDLMFHIQQSGRFPEPRARFYAAEIISGLKFLHKRGIVYRDLKLDNILLDFEGHVRIADFGMCKLQIYLDKTADTFCGTPDYMAPEIIKGLKYNQTVDWWSFGVLLYEMLIGQSPFSGCDEDELFWSICNELPSFPRFLSADGLDILTRLLDKDARTRLGGPECEHGDVRDHPFFREVPWDRLERRDLPAPFKPRVRHPLDTQYFDRAFTCERPRLTAVEPHVLRSMDQGPFRGFSYTNPNASDR